AGCGACATCTGCTCTGGACCGGCAATCGCCATTTTCATGGCTTAAACCAGTTCTTTAAATACCTCGAAGAAAAATCATACAAAATACAGTACCGGGTCATGTTGTCGCGCTACCGCGGAAAAACAATCTGCCCCGATTGCCGCGGGACCCGCTTGAAAAAGGAAGCGTCTTACGTAAAAGTCGCCGGAAAATCCATCCAGGAATTAGTGGTTATGCCGGCTACTGAACTGCAAAAATATTTTTCCGGCATCAAGCTGAAAAAACACGAACAAAATATCGCGGGCCGGTTGCTTACCGAGATTAATAACCGCCTGGCATTTCTTTGCGATGTTGGCTTGGGCTACCTTACGTTAAACCGCTTATCCTCTACCCTTTCGGGTGGAGAATCGCAACGGATTAACCTCGCGACATCATTGGGTAGCAGCCTGGTTGGCTCTATGTACATTTTGGATGAGCCGTCTATCGGTCTGCACTCGCGTGACACGACACGTCTTATCAATGTCCTCAAAAAATTGGAGGAACTGGGAAATACGGTGATTGTGGTCGAACACGATGAAGAAATCATTCGTGCCGCCGACGAGATCGTCGATATCGGTCCGTTGGCCGGAATGCACGGAGGTGAAATTGTTTTCCAGGGAAACCACAAAAAACTGGCCCAAGAAGGAACCAGCCTCACAGCAAAATATCTCACAGGGGAAGAAGAAATTACGATTCCGGCCAAACGACGCTCCTGGAATAATTTCATCGAAATAACCGGTGCCCGCGAAAATAACCTGAAAGGTATTGATGTGAAATTTCCATTGAATACCATGACAGTGGTAACCGGCGTTAGTGGGTCAGGAAAATCTTCACTCGTGAAAAATATTCTTTTCCCGGCCCTCGTAAAATATTACGGAGGTTACGGCGAACGAACCGGGGCACACCAAAAGGTTGACGGCGACATGCACTTGCTAACGGGAATTGAGTTTGTCGACCAAAATCCTATCGGGAAGTCGTCACGTTCAAATCCGGTTACGTATTTGAAAGCCTACGATGAAATCCGGAAACTTTTCGCCGACCAACAGGCGTCAAAAATCAACGGATTCAAAGCATCGCACTTCTCTTTTAACATCGATGGCGGACGCTGCGAGGAATGCCAGGGTGAAGGTGTCATCAAGGTGGAAATGCAGTTCATGGCCGACATCTCACTGACCTGCGAAAGTTGTGGTGGAAAACGTTTTAAACAGGATATTCTGGAAGTTCACTACCGTGACAAGAGTATTTACGATATTCTGGAAATGACCGTTAATCAGGCGATCGACTTTTTCAGTGAAAAAGCAAAAACGGCAGAGAAACGTATCGTGAAAAAGCTGCGCCCGCTTCAGGATGTTGGACTCGGCTACCTGAAACTGGGACAATCGTCCAGCACGCTGTCGGGAGGTGAAAGTCAGCGTATCAAGTTGGCCTCTTTCCTGGCAAAAGAAAAAGACACACCCACCCTTTTTGTATTCGATGAGCCGACAACCGGACTTCATTTTCATGATATCCGCAAGTTACTTGACGCATTTAATGCACTGATATCAAGAGGACACAGTATTATTGTTATCGAACACAATTTGGATGTCATCAAGTCGGCTGACTGGATCATCGATTTGGGACCCGAAGGCGGCGACAAAGGTGGAAACATCGTTTTCGAGGGAACTCCGGAAAAACTGGTCGACTGCAAAGAATCGTACACCGGCGAGTACCTGAAACCGAAACTTCATTTGAAGTAACGATAAATCCAACCGGTCATTGAGCAAATTCACTGACCGGTTTTTTCTTTTCCTCCGCTTCCTCTTTCTGATGTTTGTTCAATAGCTTTACTTCCCGTAAGGTTACGACAAGCACAATACAAGCCGACACAAAATCGGATACCGGACCAGCCATCCAAACGCCAGTCAAATCGAAAAACTTTGGCAAGATGAAAAGCAACGGCGTAAGCACAATGACCTGCCTCAACAGGGTCAGAAACATCGCTATTCCGGCTTTCCCGATGCTCTGGAAATAACTGGACACAATCACCTGGTAACCGACTACTGGAAGCATCAGAGTAAAGATACGAAGTCCTTTTACCCCGATTTGGAAGAGCTCCTTGTTCTCATTGTTAAATAAACGAATGATTTCGCCCGGGAAAACCTGAACAAAAACAAAGGATATCACCGCTACCCAAGTGGCCGATTTCATCGCCAGAAACCAGGCTTCTTTCACGCGGTGGAACTGTTTGGCTCCGTAGTTAAATCCAACAATGGGTTGCAAAGCCATATTGATGGCAATCATCGACATGATAATCATGATAACCACGGAGTTGATGATTCCCATCGCCCCGACAGCAACATCCGAACCGAAACGAATCAACTGTGTATTGAAAGTTGCCTGCACCAGACTGGCTGCCAACTGCATGGCAAATGGCGCCATCCCGATGGACAAAATCCGGAAAATAATAACCGGTTCCAGTTTGAGATTCGGAAGGTGGAATTTGACAATTGATTTCGAACCTGTGAAATGTCGAAGGACCCATATTGTCAACAGAATCTGCGAAATCACCGTGGCAATCGCAGCACCCTGAACTCCCATTTTCAAACCAAAAATAAAAATGGGATCCAATACCAGATTCGTGCCGGCACTCAAAAGCATGGAATACATGGCTATTTTCGCGTTGCCTTCAGAGCGGATAATATTATTCAGCGAAAAGCCTACGACCTGGAAGATGGTTCCTAACAGGATAATATTCAGGTAATCGTTTGCGTAGCCGATGGTTTCACCGGTTGCCCCGAACAGATGCAACAACGGATTCTTTACGATAAAACCAAGAACTGAAACCAGCACCGAGACAATTACCATCAGCGAAAGGCCATTGCCCAGCACTTTTTCCGCTTGTCGATAATCTTTTTTACCAAGATTAATGGAAATTCGGACGCCTGCGCCTACGCCAATCAGCATACCAAATGCTGCTATCAAAATCATAATCGGGAAAATAACGGAAAGCCCCGATAGTGCCAGAGCTCCTACTCCCCGACCGATAAAAACCCGATCGACAATATTGTACAAGGCGTTCATCATTACCCCGATGAAAGCCGGCACGAAATATTGCCACATCAAACGGCCAATCTTTTGTTGCTCAAGGTCTCTTGTTGCTTTTTCGGGCATTGGGTCTTGTACCGGTTTAGTTTGATTACCTTAATATGCTTCTATTTTGAAAGCGCAAATTTAGGGATTATATCCTGTAAATTCGGTTAATGAAAATTCTCTTTCACCCGAACACCTGTTTCCACTTTTGTAAAAGTTATATCTTTGTCGACGAAGAAGAGATGTTAACCATGGGAAAAGATCCGCAACAAAAGAAGGTACTGAACAATCTTCAATCAGAAGACTCGCTGCTCGTTATTAAAACCATTAAGGAGCTGAGGGAAACCGGAAACAGCAGTTACATTCCGGTGCTGATTGAGTTGCTTCATTCAACCGATAATCCGGAAATCAGGCAAAAAATCATCCGGTTACTGGGCGAACTGAAATACAGCGATGCCATTCCACGCATTGTTGACGCCATCCAGGACAAAAAGTATGCATCCGAACTTAAAGAACTGGTATCGGTGTGCTGGGAGAACGGCCTTGATTTTAGCCAGTATCTCTCGCTGTTCGTTGACTTAGTCATCGAGTCGGAATTTATGGTGGCATTCGAAGCGTTTACCGTTATTGAGAACATGAGCGGTAAAATTGATGACGCCTACAAAGCCGAACAGGTGGAGAAAATACGAGCAGCGATGGAAACAGCGTCCGCCGAGAAAATGTCGTTACTGGAGGATTTGGAAAAAATTATTCCGGAGATACGAGAACAGACCGAACAACAATTCTAAGAAAGCAATATCCCCAAATAAAAAGAAGCTGCCCGGATTGGACAGCTTCTTTTGTTTTATGTCGGATGACAATTATTCATTCACATTATTGGAGAAATACTTCATGAACTGAGCCCGTTCGTAAAGTACCGGATTCGGCAAATTGGAATAACTCAACCGGCCACGGAATTCGTCCAGATTCTTGAAATTCCACTTTTTCATAAATTTCTCGAGGTAATCCACCATCTCTTTCACTACCGGAATACCATTTACATACATTGCCGAGCAAACTTGTCCAACGGTAGCACCAGCCAGCAATTGTTTTACCAAGCCTTCGCCGTCGTGAATACCCGTAGATGCAGCAATGTCGATTCGTTTCAGGGTACCGGAAATAATTCCAACCCAACGGAGCGACTGTCGAATATCAGCAGGAGAACTGAATACCTCCGCTGCAGAAATGGCGAGTTTGTCGAGGTTAATGTCCGGTTCGTAAAAACGGTTAAACATCACCACACCGGCTGCACCGTGCGCGTACAACCGATCGACCATGCTCACCAGGTTGGAGAATTGCGGACCTATTTTCATCGCTACCGGAATGTCAACCACTTTTTTCACTTCGGTCAGGATTTCGAGATAGCGCTCTTCAATCTCCTCCGATTTCACCTTGCGGTCGGTCGGAACGATAAACGCATTCACTTCCAATGCATCGGCACCGGCCTTTTCAATCTCGCGGGCAAATCCCATCCACTCATTCCCCGATACGCAGTTGATACTGGCGATAATCGGAACGGAAGTTGCCTCTTTCGCGGCTTTCACCAGCTCGATATAGTGATGCAGTGTATTGTCGTGCAGATAAGTACGGATGTAATCCTCCGCCTCGGGATAGGCCGTATTCTGTAAATCCTTGCTCAGCAAGACATTTACTTCATTGTTGATTTGCTCTTCGAACAAAGATTTCAGGACCACAGCTCCCACACCATTTTT
This Prolixibacter sp. NT017 DNA region includes the following protein-coding sequences:
- a CDS encoding HEAT repeat domain-containing protein, translating into MKILFHPNTCFHFCKSYIFVDEEEMLTMGKDPQQKKVLNNLQSEDSLLVIKTIKELRETGNSSYIPVLIELLHSTDNPEIRQKIIRLLGELKYSDAIPRIVDAIQDKKYASELKELVSVCWENGLDFSQYLSLFVDLVIESEFMVAFEAFTVIENMSGKIDDAYKAEQVEKIRAAMETASAEKMSLLEDLEKIIPEIREQTEQQF
- the uvrA gene encoding excinuclease ABC subunit UvrA yields the protein MISEPTEYIEIKGARVHNLKNIDLKIPRGRFIVITGLSGSGKSSLAFDTLYAEGQRRYVESLSSYARQFLGRIDKPEVDYIKGIPPAIAIEQKVNTRNPRSTVGTSTEIYDYLKLLFARVGKTISPVSGKEVSRHQVTDVVDFILSYPEKTRVLILSPLHVKKDRSLETEADLLRQQGFTRLEIDGEIIRIDDLLNDPKKLKTKSDIHIVIDRIAVSRGEDTQSRAADSVQTAFYEGKGECVIKVMADAETATERFSNRFEADEIEFEEPSMHMFSFNNPIGACPTCEGYGKIIGIDEDLVIPNKSLSIYNDAIACWKGEKMSEWKEQLLFNAEKFDFPVHKPYYELTEEQRHLLWTGNRHFHGLNQFFKYLEEKSYKIQYRVMLSRYRGKTICPDCRGTRLKKEASYVKVAGKSIQELVVMPATELQKYFSGIKLKKHEQNIAGRLLTEINNRLAFLCDVGLGYLTLNRLSSTLSGGESQRINLATSLGSSLVGSMYILDEPSIGLHSRDTTRLINVLKKLEELGNTVIVVEHDEEIIRAADEIVDIGPLAGMHGGEIVFQGNHKKLAQEGTSLTAKYLTGEEEITIPAKRRSWNNFIEITGARENNLKGIDVKFPLNTMTVVTGVSGSGKSSLVKNILFPALVKYYGGYGERTGAHQKVDGDMHLLTGIEFVDQNPIGKSSRSNPVTYLKAYDEIRKLFADQQASKINGFKASHFSFNIDGGRCEECQGEGVIKVEMQFMADISLTCESCGGKRFKQDILEVHYRDKSIYDILEMTVNQAIDFFSEKAKTAEKRIVKKLRPLQDVGLGYLKLGQSSSTLSGGESQRIKLASFLAKEKDTPTLFVFDEPTTGLHFHDIRKLLDAFNALISRGHSIIVIEHNLDVIKSADWIIDLGPEGGDKGGNIVFEGTPEKLVDCKESYTGEYLKPKLHLK
- a CDS encoding dihydroorotate dehydrogenase-like protein; the encoded protein is MANLTTTYLGLNLKNPLVAGSSGLTNSVEKIVEMEKNGVGAVVLKSLFEEQINNEVNVLLSKDLQNTAYPEAEDYIRTYLHDNTLHHYIELVKAAKEATSVPIIASINCVSGNEWMGFAREIEKAGADALEVNAFIVPTDRKVKSEEIEERYLEILTEVKKVVDIPVAMKIGPQFSNLVSMVDRLYAHGAAGVVMFNRFYEPDINLDKLAISAAEVFSSPADIRQSLRWVGIISGTLKRIDIAASTGIHDGEGLVKQLLAGATVGQVCSAMYVNGIPVVKEMVDYLEKFMKKWNFKNLDEFRGRLSYSNLPNPVLYERAQFMKYFSNNVNE
- a CDS encoding MATE family efflux transporter, translated to MPEKATRDLEQQKIGRLMWQYFVPAFIGVMMNALYNIVDRVFIGRGVGALALSGLSVIFPIMILIAAFGMLIGVGAGVRISINLGKKDYRQAEKVLGNGLSLMVIVSVLVSVLGFIVKNPLLHLFGATGETIGYANDYLNIILLGTIFQVVGFSLNNIIRSEGNAKIAMYSMLLSAGTNLVLDPIFIFGLKMGVQGAAIATVISQILLTIWVLRHFTGSKSIVKFHLPNLKLEPVIIFRILSIGMAPFAMQLAASLVQATFNTQLIRFGSDVAVGAMGIINSVVIMIIMSMIAINMALQPIVGFNYGAKQFHRVKEAWFLAMKSATWVAVISFVFVQVFPGEIIRLFNNENKELFQIGVKGLRIFTLMLPVVGYQVIVSSYFQSIGKAGIAMFLTLLRQVIVLTPLLFILPKFFDLTGVWMAGPVSDFVSACIVLVVTLREVKLLNKHQKEEAEEKKKPVSEFAQ